The genomic stretch GCAGCCCCGCGGGGCGGTCCTCGACCGGGCGGGGACGCACGTACGCGAACGCGTGCCGGCGTCCCTCGCGGCCGAGGGTGTCCCACGGGACGAGGCTGCCAGGTCCCCCGCTGACGTTCCCGCCGACCCATCGGGCTGCCACCGCGTCGTCGAGGATCGGCTCGATCCTCGACGTCCCCGCCTCGATCTTCGCCACCGTCCGGTTGAACAGCGCGGTTCCGCCAGCAGCGAGCCCGCCGAGGACCAGCGCGTGCCCCGCCGGACGCCACAGCCGAGACGAGCCGGGGAGGACGCTGGCCAACCCGGCGGCGATCGCGCGGACCAGCTCGTGCTCGCCGTAGGCGACGAGCGTGAGCGCGAGGCTGGCGCCGATCCCCGCCCCGACGGACTCGACCGGCTTGAGCGTCGTGGCTTCGCCGACCTCGATCTCCTCGGGCAGGCCCTGACGGCGGCGCGACTCGACGACGAAGGCGAGCAGCAGCCCGGCCGGGATCGCGACCGGCATCCTCGCGATCCGCCCGTTGGCGCCGAGCAGGCGGTCCAGGGTCTCGGTGCCGAGCTGGACGGCGGCGAAGGTCGCCCCGCCGACACCGGTGGCCGCTGTACGCCATGCTGACTGCCGGAGCGCGCCGCGCGCCACGGCCTCGCCGGGTCGCTTGGGGATCGCCCGTTGTGCGAGCAGGCCGGCCGGGATCACCGCGAGGTCGAGCAGCATCGCGGCGTTACGCTGCCTTGCCTCGGCGCTCGCTCCTGGCACGGACTCCGCGAACAGCGAGGCGGCGGCCTCGATGGCGTCCTGGGTGCCAACCGTGAGGACGTAGGTCAGCGTCGTGGCGAGCCCGGTGATGATGCCCTGGTCGACCAGGCTGCGGGGGACCAGAGACGGCTCGAAGGTTCCCGGTGTGACGGCCGCGGCCGCAAGAAGCCCCGTCTGCTCGCCCCGCCCGCTGAGACCGCTTCCGTTGGCCATGCCCAACCTCCCGCCCTTCAGCGCGACGCGGCGTCGCGTTCGCTGCCCGCCGGTCGCCTGGCCGAGCGAGCACCCTTGCGCCACGCTATCGCGACCCCCATCCCGTTGACTGCCCAGTGCAGACCCACGGGCGGGAGCAGGCTGTCGCTCCACAGACGCAGCCCGGCGAACAGGACGCCGGCGGCGGCGGTGAAGGCGACCGTGCCGGCGACGGCGACCGCCCGCCCACGGCGTCCTCCACCCGCGAGGGAGCCGAACGCCTCGTGCTCCGCATGCATGGTGCGGGCGGGGAGCACGTGCCAGAGGCCGAAGACCACCGAGCTGAGCGCCACGGCCCATCCCGTACCGACGTCACGCCGCAGCTCCGCGAGCAGCACGCCGCGGAAGGCGGTCTCCTCCAGCAGCACGGTGCCGAGGGGGATCGCGACGAGGACCCGCGCCGCGATCTGCCGCCCGGTCGAGGTCATCGCGCGGCGATCGGAGAACGCCGCGCCGAGGTGGGGGATCGAGGCGGCGACGACGTACCCGGCGATGACCAGCACGACCAGGACCGCGGCCCACAGCAGACCCTTGCCGATCGTGCCTTTGCCCAGGCCGAGGTCGGCCCTGGTCAGCCCGCTGCGCAGCCCAAGGGCGACGAGCACGCCGGCCGAGACCACGCAGACGGGGACGTACCAGCGCTGGGCCAGCAGGTTGGTCAGCAGGTTGGCGGCGACCAGCACCGCCAGCACGACGACCAGCACCCGTGGTCACCTCCCCGTCCGCCGCGGCCACCCCACCTTCTCGAATGAACGCGACATTCCTCCAATAGGACCGTAGGAACGCCGCGTTCATTCGAAGAGTAGGCAGCCCGCGGGTCAGGTGGTCGAGGGCGGGATGTTCTGGTTGTGCCGGAACATGTTCGTCGGGTCGTACCGGTCCTTGAGCGCCTGCAACCGGGCGAACTTCTCCGGTCCGAACGCCTCGCGGACGCGGTCGATGCCCTCGTCGCCGAGGTAGTTCAGGTACGCGCCCTGCCTGGTCCACGGCTTCATGCGGGCGCCGAAGTCCTTCACCCACCCGATCTGCTCGGCGTCCATCGACGGGTCGGGAGGCCACATGTTGAGCAGGTGGATGTTGAACGGCGCCTGGCGCTGACCGAACGCCATCGCGTCGTTCTCGACGCGGGCGACCGCTCCGCCACCGGCGACCATCAGGCTCTGGGACAACGGCGACGTGTGGGTGTTGGCGACGGCGGCGAAGGTCTCGCACGCCTCGTCGGGCAGGTCCACGAAGTCCGACGTCCAGTAGTTGCGCATGCCCGGCGCGTTGGCCCCGTCGAGCATCTGCTGCACGGCGACGTAGGGCATGGGCTGCACGAGGTTGACGGCAGGTGGCCCCCACTCCAGCAGCGGCCGCAGGACCTCCTGCCCCTTGTCCGGGTCCCCGACGTACACCACGACGAGGCCGATGACCGGATGCCCGCGCACCGGCTCAGGAACGAAGTCGGCTGGTGGCGCGGAGATGAACGCGATGGCGGAGTTCACCTCGTCCGG from Actinomycetes bacterium encodes the following:
- a CDS encoding CPBP family intramembrane glutamic endopeptidase; protein product: MLVVVLAVLVAANLLTNLLAQRWYVPVCVVSAGVLVALGLRSGLTRADLGLGKGTIGKGLLWAAVLVVLVIAGYVVAASIPHLGAAFSDRRAMTSTGRQIAARVLVAIPLGTVLLEETAFRGVLLAELRRDVGTGWAVALSSVVFGLWHVLPARTMHAEHEAFGSLAGGGRRGRAVAVAGTVAFTAAAGVLFAGLRLWSDSLLPPVGLHWAVNGMGVAIAWRKGARSARRPAGSERDAASR